Proteins found in one Paenibacillus dendritiformis genomic segment:
- a CDS encoding BadF/BadG/BcrA/BcrD ATPase family protein, which translates to MGNIVIGIDGGGTTTRVMTASLDGTVTAYAENGCCNPNKDVQAKQHVRDALQEAAARSGRAPIAALCAGLAGLESEQDMVWAEEFTDAFGAATASIVRRHVNDGMVAHAGAFLGKPGIMAVAGTGSVVFGVNEAGRIVRNQDFHHYATAARFLSYEAVYKIIAGYAAEADEAWVGEILRYWGTASVDDLSELGARGFVPDEHERMRRFGEMAPYVTRAAGAGVPLARLVCDEAASAIEEGIRIVGSRFSEETLSVAFVGSVIRDPYIRRIVAERLQQAGAPGRKRFQVVEPALSPVAGAIVLALQSIGVAITPDILSRLRRHPRSRASD; encoded by the coding sequence ATGGGCAACATCGTCATCGGCATCGATGGAGGGGGAACGACGACGCGGGTCATGACGGCTTCCTTGGATGGCACGGTCACCGCCTATGCCGAGAACGGCTGCTGCAATCCGAACAAGGATGTGCAGGCGAAGCAGCATGTCAGAGATGCGCTGCAGGAAGCGGCGGCACGTTCCGGCCGCGCCCCGATTGCCGCCCTGTGCGCCGGCCTGGCCGGCCTCGAATCGGAACAAGATATGGTATGGGCAGAAGAATTCACGGACGCGTTCGGCGCTGCAACCGCTTCAATCGTGAGGCGGCATGTCAATGACGGGATGGTAGCGCATGCGGGAGCCTTTCTTGGGAAGCCGGGAATTATGGCGGTAGCCGGAACCGGTTCCGTCGTGTTCGGGGTGAACGAGGCGGGCCGCATCGTGCGCAATCAGGATTTTCACCACTATGCGACGGCGGCCCGATTTTTATCCTATGAAGCGGTGTACAAAATCATTGCCGGCTACGCGGCTGAGGCGGATGAGGCTTGGGTAGGCGAGATCCTGCGCTACTGGGGAACGGCGAGCGTCGATGACCTGAGCGAGCTGGGAGCCCGCGGCTTCGTCCCCGACGAGCATGAACGTATGAGGCGCTTCGGCGAGATGGCGCCCTATGTTACGAGGGCGGCCGGGGCCGGCGTTCCGCTGGCCCGTCTCGTCTGCGACGAGGCTGCCTCCGCGATCGAGGAAGGGATACGCATCGTCGGCTCGCGCTTCAGCGAGGAGACCCTATCCGTCGCGTTCGTAGGCAGCGTCATTCGGGATCCATATATCCGCCGGATCGTCGCCGAGCGGCTGCAGCAGGCGGGCGCGCCCGGCAGAAAGCGCTTCCAGGTCGTCGAGCCGGCGCTGTCCCCTGTGGCCGGGGCAATCGTCTTGGCACTGCAATCGATAGGCGTAGCCATTACGCCCGATATCCTCTCGCGCTTGCGGCGGCACCCGCGTTCAAGAGCGTCGGATTAG
- a CDS encoding HD domain-containing protein produces the protein MASMQDRLEMHIEFIKEVDKLKSVFRQSYLLDRSRHENDAEHTWHLTVMAILLHEYANERNLNLLRVLKMLIIHDIVEIDAGDTFAYDAQGQEDKFARESKAAKRLFGMLPEEQKNEMMQLWMEFEQRQTPEAQYAAGLDRLQPLIHNYTTEGKSWQEHGITSDRVLARIGGIKEGSQQLGRFAEKLVQQAVERGYLAK, from the coding sequence ATGGCATCCATGCAGGATAGACTGGAAATGCATATCGAGTTCATCAAAGAAGTGGATAAATTGAAATCGGTCTTCCGGCAATCGTATTTGCTGGATCGGAGCCGGCATGAGAATGACGCCGAGCACACGTGGCATCTGACGGTGATGGCGATACTGCTGCACGAGTACGCCAACGAGCGGAATCTGAATCTGCTGCGCGTGCTCAAGATGCTCATCATTCACGATATCGTGGAGATTGACGCGGGAGACACGTTCGCCTATGATGCGCAGGGGCAAGAAGACAAATTCGCCAGAGAGTCGAAGGCCGCGAAGCGGCTGTTCGGCATGCTGCCGGAGGAGCAGAAGAATGAGATGATGCAGCTCTGGATGGAATTCGAGCAGCGCCAGACACCGGAGGCCCAATATGCGGCAGGGCTGGACCGGCTGCAGCCTCTGATTCATAACTATACGACCGAAGGAAAATCATGGCAGGAACATGGAATCACCAGCGACCGGGTGCTGGCCCGCATCGGCGGAATCAAGGAAGGATCACAGCAGTTGGGCAGGTTCGCGGAAAAGCTGGTCCAGCAGGCGGTCGAGCGTGGCTATCTGGCCAAATAA
- a CDS encoding class I SAM-dependent methyltransferase, whose translation MPYRAIPEELEQWCEQVKADTEAAYLSYGADEPWKQSGMSGPEQRWKALRKPVADAVEHSGSFLDIGCANGYLLESVIEWTKERGIAIDPYGLDISEKLIGLAKERLPAYADHFYVGNAFAWIPERRFDYVATMLDIAPEKYEEEYIHFLLEHHVAPQGKLLLLKTGAYEEPEVWLHERLGRYGIIHGRILNGYDPFNNRQTSVAVIHRDER comes from the coding sequence ATGCCCTACAGAGCGATTCCCGAAGAATTGGAGCAATGGTGCGAGCAAGTGAAGGCGGATACCGAAGCGGCTTATTTGTCATACGGTGCGGATGAGCCTTGGAAGCAATCGGGCATGTCGGGACCGGAACAGCGCTGGAAGGCGCTGCGCAAGCCGGTGGCCGATGCCGTCGAGCATTCCGGATCCTTCCTGGATATCGGGTGCGCCAACGGTTATTTGCTGGAGTCTGTCATCGAATGGACGAAGGAGCGCGGCATTGCCATCGATCCTTACGGGCTCGATATTTCCGAGAAGCTGATTGGGCTGGCGAAGGAACGTCTTCCGGCCTACGCGGATCATTTCTATGTCGGCAACGCCTTCGCCTGGATACCGGAGCGGCGCTTCGATTACGTGGCGACGATGCTCGATATTGCGCCGGAGAAGTACGAAGAAGAGTATATCCATTTTCTGTTGGAGCACCACGTGGCGCCGCAGGGCAAGCTGCTTCTGTTGAAGACCGGAGCTTACGAAGAGCCGGAAGTGTGGCTGCATGAGCGTCTGGGCCGCTATGGCATTATTCATGGCCGCATACTGAACGGCTATGATCCGTTCAATAACCGCCAGACCAGCGTCGCTGTCATTCACCGGGACGAACGGTAA
- a CDS encoding alpha/beta hydrolase gives MWSYVAAGCVLLIVIVSANLLGSHVFRRMILGKRSLPEDSFATVEGMGLMSRGEFEALPKEEASILSKDGFRLRGYYIEPHPGGRKVVIIVHGYTANHGFSSQFIRLFADEGFNVLLIDQRSHGRSEGRYATYGYYEREDLDAWIEWVRHRVGEDAYIGLHGQSMGGGTVLMHAGMDPDIRFIIADCPYSDLEKLMRYQLKDLNRVPIFPFMGMLDRRLRRRAAFSMRDVKPIERIREQEVPLLLIHGGKDDFVPTSMSVELYHAKTKGIRRLHIVDDAVHAGAYPTDPEGYREAVSQFLAEVREQERRERLPESAAAVEG, from the coding sequence ATGTGGAGTTATGTGGCGGCGGGATGCGTCCTGCTCATCGTTATCGTGAGTGCGAATCTGCTGGGAAGCCATGTGTTCCGGCGCATGATCCTGGGTAAGCGCTCGCTTCCCGAAGATTCGTTCGCCACGGTGGAAGGCATGGGATTGATGTCAAGGGGCGAATTCGAAGCGCTGCCGAAGGAAGAAGCATCCATCTTATCGAAGGACGGGTTCCGGCTGCGGGGATATTATATCGAGCCGCACCCCGGCGGCCGGAAGGTTGTCATTATCGTGCACGGGTATACGGCGAATCACGGCTTTTCGTCCCAATTCATCCGGCTGTTCGCAGACGAAGGCTTCAACGTGCTGCTTATCGACCAGCGCAGTCACGGACGAAGCGAGGGACGTTACGCAACCTACGGCTATTATGAACGGGAAGATCTTGACGCCTGGATCGAATGGGTCCGGCACCGCGTAGGCGAGGATGCTTATATCGGCCTGCACGGGCAATCGATGGGCGGGGGCACCGTGCTGATGCATGCCGGGATGGACCCGGATATCCGCTTCATCATTGCTGATTGTCCCTACTCGGATCTGGAGAAGCTGATGCGATACCAGCTGAAGGATTTGAACCGGGTGCCGATTTTTCCCTTCATGGGCATGCTCGATCGGAGGCTGCGGCGCCGGGCGGCCTTCTCCATGCGCGATGTCAAGCCTATAGAACGGATTCGGGAGCAGGAAGTTCCGCTGCTGCTCATCCATGGCGGCAAGGATGATTTCGTGCCCACCTCGATGAGCGTAGAATTGTATCACGCGAAGACGAAGGGCATCCGACGGCTGCATATCGTCGACGACGCGGTGCATGCGGGGGCCTATCCCACCGATCCGGAGGGGTACCGGGAGGCTGTAAGCCAGTTCCTCGCCGAGGTGCGTGAGCAAGAGCGCCGGGAGCGCCTGCCGGAGAGCGCGGCCGCGGTGGAGGGCTAG
- a CDS encoding DUF2500 domain-containing protein has product MRFGLRKRGEKMDSLSLIPADGLIGPFFRLLLFLAVCIIAYAVLRGAVQWLHHCRQPVRSAASAVAGKRIELRRERMHHDGDVHHHSLAVHYVAFRLEDGEYVEYRVSRDEFHRLEEGEAGRLLVRGARYVRFERQ; this is encoded by the coding sequence ATGAGATTCGGATTACGCAAGCGGGGGGAGAAGATGGACTCCTTATCCCTGATTCCGGCTGACGGCCTCATCGGCCCCTTTTTCCGGCTGCTGTTGTTCCTGGCCGTCTGTATCATCGCTTACGCCGTGCTGCGGGGGGCGGTGCAGTGGCTTCATCATTGCCGCCAGCCGGTTCGCTCGGCAGCTTCTGCCGTCGCGGGCAAGCGGATAGAGCTGCGCCGCGAACGAATGCATCATGACGGGGATGTTCATCATCATTCGCTGGCTGTCCATTACGTCGCATTTCGCCTGGAAGACGGGGAGTACGTGGAGTACAGGGTAAGCCGCGATGAATTCCATCGGCTGGAAGAAGGGGAGGCCGGTCGGTTGTTAGTCCGGGGAGCGCGCTATGTCCGCTTCGAACGGCAGTAG
- a CDS encoding GNAT family N-acetyltransferase yields MSILMEEPLHIEALTCNQPFCAGVFLIREERVVMTLNGDMDAGGQAAMCDQVLRIGGVGGGQEPGETMPACALREAREELATERVRLKSSPVTYFHDMDTGEIRSVTVRDELAPFLLQRATNPAPDQPYKPGLPVGPYIYYGIYAAEADESEPLAPGDDVAALLSIPIGSWDEIEQGMTLSEALAHGCTVTEAIPLHRDTRLHVPDTESMRMIMRLYPQFIEASGIELRPLALTDGSDIYEMLQTMGPGENGFSNSGYGIRPTQFRSYLKSYIEMSQGRRLPAHLVPQNVYWLYVQGWPVGIGKLRHALTDALRERGGHIGYAIRPEARRRGYGTVMLRLLLAEARRIGLREVLLTCDEDNMASRRVIEKNGGRLTGSADGICKYWIAL; encoded by the coding sequence ATGTCTATCCTGATGGAGGAGCCTCTCCATATCGAAGCGCTAACGTGCAATCAGCCGTTCTGCGCCGGCGTCTTCCTCATTCGGGAAGAGCGCGTCGTCATGACGCTCAATGGGGACATGGATGCCGGTGGCCAGGCGGCGATGTGCGATCAGGTCCTGCGCATCGGGGGCGTCGGAGGCGGTCAGGAGCCGGGAGAGACGATGCCCGCCTGCGCGCTGCGGGAAGCGAGGGAGGAACTGGCAACCGAACGGGTACGGTTGAAGTCCTCGCCAGTAACGTATTTTCATGACATGGACACCGGAGAAATACGTTCGGTCACGGTGCGCGACGAGTTGGCGCCGTTCCTGCTTCAGCGGGCAACGAATCCGGCGCCGGATCAGCCGTATAAGCCGGGTCTGCCTGTCGGACCCTATATCTATTACGGCATCTATGCGGCCGAAGCGGATGAATCCGAGCCGCTTGCGCCCGGAGACGATGTCGCGGCGCTGCTGTCCATCCCGATCGGGAGCTGGGATGAGATAGAGCAGGGAATGACGCTGTCCGAAGCGCTGGCGCATGGCTGCACCGTAACGGAAGCGATCCCGCTGCATCGCGATACCCGACTGCATGTGCCAGACACCGAATCGATGCGCATGATTATGCGGCTGTATCCCCAGTTCATAGAGGCTTCAGGCATCGAGCTCCGGCCGTTGGCGCTGACGGACGGCAGCGATATTTACGAGATGCTGCAGACAATGGGGCCCGGGGAGAACGGGTTCTCCAACAGCGGATACGGCATTCGTCCGACACAGTTCCGATCTTACTTGAAATCCTACATAGAGATGTCGCAAGGACGCCGCCTTCCCGCGCATCTCGTACCCCAGAACGTGTACTGGCTGTATGTCCAAGGCTGGCCGGTCGGCATCGGCAAGCTGCGGCATGCGCTGACCGATGCGCTGCGGGAGCGGGGCGGCCATATCGGCTACGCGATTCGACCCGAAGCGCGCCGGCGGGGATACGGCACTGTTATGCTGCGGCTGCTGCTGGCCGAGGCGAGACGGATCGGCCTGCGGGAAGTACTCCTTACCTGCGATGAGGATAATATGGCTTCCAGACGCGTCATCGAGAAGAACGGCGGCCGATTGACCGGGAGTGCAGACGGCATCTGCAAATATTGGATTGCGCTCTGA
- a CDS encoding DUF2569 domain-containing protein produces MNANPRAGSPGEPPRPLQPLTPSYEGLSGWLIIVQIGLWLSLLMILNLLFSEIFPIYQSDTWSLLTTPDSEYYHSMWSVLIIFETVANVLTLMLLAMVFILFYRKKKLLPTMIIVLYIWNILSSFADYYLGSLIPAVQDADGAGTLTQVVPSSFFGVIWIIYFIRSKRVKATFVN; encoded by the coding sequence ATGAATGCGAATCCTCGCGCCGGTTCTCCCGGCGAGCCGCCCCGCCCGCTGCAGCCGCTGACGCCTTCGTATGAAGGGCTGTCGGGCTGGCTGATTATTGTCCAGATCGGGCTGTGGCTATCTTTACTTATGATTCTCAACTTGCTGTTTTCGGAGATTTTTCCCATTTACCAATCGGATACCTGGAGCCTGCTTACGACGCCCGATTCGGAATACTATCATTCGATGTGGTCGGTGCTTATTATTTTCGAGACGGTAGCTAATGTATTGACGCTCATGCTGCTTGCTATGGTGTTCATTTTGTTCTACCGGAAAAAGAAGCTGCTGCCGACGATGATTATCGTACTGTACATATGGAACATCTTATCGTCCTTTGCCGACTATTATTTGGGCAGTCTGATTCCGGCGGTGCAGGATGCCGATGGCGCAGGCACCCTTACCCAAGTGGTGCCCAGCTCTTTCTTCGGCGTTATCTGGATCATCTATTTCATCCGATCGAAGCGCGTCAAGGCGACCTTCGTCAATTAA
- a CDS encoding sigma-54-dependent Fis family transcriptional regulator codes for MSQSGVMEAVLSVLLGAMNDAVTVIDNEGTVLYWNRVAEETYGINGADIIGHKIGDFFQRESIMLFQVMDSGSAVHQVYHEPRPGMHVMINAAPITDEAGKPLGALSIERDVSSYVKLSAEMYHHPAGQPLLPAVFPSALFQRLQTAFSLGQPLLLAGEAGVGRTSMAEWLHRSAGRSGRFVMVSCSTVPEGMLEAELFGYQGGEERPGKLELAADGTLYLRDIDALPPSMQEKLAAMLRLSRFERLGGTASVPLQCRICGSVGSEAAAEGSDRLLPSLRYAFQLYTVPPLRERKQDLPELCRVFLQQAAAKAGITAPELAPDALAAVLAIDWPGNLSQLRNAMEYAAAAAAGSGAVTSAQLPEYARLTTLNELTDPDLPLSVHSGEWERARIAETLERTNGNKAKAARMLRISRGALYYKMKQYGLD; via the coding sequence ATGAGTCAGTCAGGAGTAATGGAAGCCGTGCTGAGCGTCCTGCTCGGCGCGATGAATGACGCCGTTACCGTCATTGACAACGAGGGAACGGTACTGTACTGGAATCGAGTGGCGGAAGAGACCTATGGAATCAACGGCGCCGATATAATCGGTCATAAAATAGGAGATTTTTTCCAGAGAGAATCGATTATGCTCTTTCAGGTGATGGACAGCGGCAGCGCGGTCCATCAGGTCTATCATGAGCCGCGGCCGGGCATGCACGTCATGATTAACGCGGCCCCGATTACGGACGAGGCGGGGAAGCCGCTCGGAGCCTTGTCTATTGAACGGGATGTATCGTCCTATGTGAAATTAAGCGCGGAGATGTATCATCATCCTGCAGGCCAGCCGCTGCTGCCGGCCGTATTCCCTTCCGCGCTGTTTCAGCGGCTGCAGACCGCTTTTTCCCTCGGGCAGCCGCTGCTGCTCGCAGGCGAGGCGGGAGTCGGCCGCACCTCGATGGCCGAATGGCTGCATCGGAGCGCCGGACGCTCCGGACGGTTCGTGATGGTTAGCTGCAGCACCGTTCCGGAAGGGATGCTGGAGGCCGAATTATTCGGCTATCAGGGAGGAGAAGAGCGGCCAGGGAAGCTGGAACTGGCGGCCGACGGCACGCTCTATCTGAGAGATATCGACGCGCTTCCTCCGTCGATGCAGGAGAAGCTGGCGGCCATGCTGCGCCTGTCCCGCTTCGAGCGGCTGGGCGGCACGGCATCCGTCCCGCTGCAGTGCCGAATCTGCGGCTCCGTCGGGTCCGAAGCCGCCGCGGAGGGATCGGACCGCCTGCTGCCTTCCTTGCGGTACGCCTTCCAGCTCTATACGGTTCCGCCGCTGCGCGAACGGAAGCAGGACCTGCCGGAGCTGTGCCGGGTTTTCCTGCAGCAGGCGGCCGCCAAGGCAGGAATCACCGCTCCGGAGCTCGCGCCTGATGCGCTGGCGGCGGTATTGGCCATCGATTGGCCGGGCAATCTGTCGCAGCTCAGGAACGCGATGGAATACGCCGCGGCGGCCGCGGCCGGATCCGGCGCGGTGACGTCCGCCCAGCTTCCGGAATATGCCCGCTTGACCACCTTGAATGAATTAACCGATCCGGATCTTCCCCTCAGCGTCCATTCCGGGGAATGGGAGCGCGCCCGCATCGCCGAGACGCTTGAGCGAACGAACGGGAACAAGGCCAAGGCGGCCCGGATGCTGCGGATATCCCGCGGCGCGCTCTACTATAAAATGAAGCAATACGGATTGGACTAG
- a CDS encoding proline dehydrogenase family protein: MESLMRNSLLFLSKNRMANRAAKKYGLRFGARRFVAGEQIADAIAAVRELNDAGIVATLDHLGEFILTEEEALESTQFCIRTLQEIEKSGVRSNLSLKMTQLGLDLSRELCMRNMRAILDTAAACGNFVRIDMEDYAHNEASLDIFSELREEYGDTVGLVIQAYLYKSADDIDNLHRFRPNLRLVKGAYKESPDVAYPNKEDVDRNFIHIIEQHLRNGDYAAIATHDDKIIQHVKQFIIEHNIPRSQFEFQMLYGIRTQAQRDLANEGYTMRIYVPFGNDWYGYFMRRLAERPANVGFVLKSLFKS; encoded by the coding sequence ATGGAAAGCTTAATGAGAAATAGTCTATTATTTCTGTCGAAGAATCGCATGGCCAACCGCGCCGCGAAGAAGTACGGACTGCGCTTCGGCGCCCGCCGCTTCGTCGCCGGCGAGCAGATTGCGGATGCCATCGCGGCAGTCCGGGAACTGAATGATGCCGGCATCGTGGCGACCTTGGATCATCTGGGCGAATTCATTCTTACGGAGGAGGAGGCCCTGGAATCCACCCAGTTCTGCATACGCACGCTGCAGGAGATAGAGAAGAGCGGCGTGCGCTCGAATCTCTCGCTCAAGATGACCCAGCTCGGACTGGATCTGTCCCGCGAGCTGTGCATGCGCAACATGCGGGCCATCCTGGACACCGCCGCCGCTTGCGGCAATTTCGTCCGCATCGACATGGAGGATTATGCGCACAACGAAGCCTCCCTCGATATTTTCAGCGAGCTGCGAGAGGAATACGGTGACACGGTCGGCCTCGTCATTCAAGCTTATCTGTACAAGAGCGCCGACGATATCGACAACCTGCACCGGTTCCGGCCGAATCTGCGGCTCGTGAAGGGCGCGTACAAGGAATCGCCCGACGTCGCTTACCCGAATAAGGAAGACGTGGACCGCAACTTCATTCACATCATCGAACAACACCTCAGAAATGGCGACTATGCCGCCATTGCCACCCATGACGATAAAATCATCCAGCATGTCAAGCAATTCATAATCGAGCACAATATCCCGCGCAGCCAGTTCGAATTCCAGATGCTCTACGGCATTCGCACCCAGGCGCAGCGCGATCTGGCCAATGAAGGCTATACGATGCGGATCTATGTCCCGTTCGGCAATGATTGGTACGGCTACTTCATGCGCCGCCTGGCGGAACGGCCGGCGAATGTCGGATTTGTGCTGAAGTCTCTTTTCAAGTCGTAG
- the pruA gene encoding L-glutamate gamma-semialdehyde dehydrogenase, with product MTMVDYRNEPFTDFKQEHNRQAMLTALERVRAQLGRTYPLKISGQEIATDRRSASINPGQLKQVVGYVAQADANLAHEAIAAADAAFRDWQHVDPEVRAGYLFKAAAIIRRRKFEFSAWLVYEVGKNWAEADADVAEAIDFLEFYGREMIRLAGPQPLTPLPGEDNRLTYIPLGVGVVIPPWNFPFAIMAGMTCAALVAGNTVVLKPASTSPVIAARFVELMEEAGLPAGVLNFVPGSGSEIGDLLVDHPRTRFVSFTGSRDVGLRINERIARPAAGQIWMKRLIAEMGGKDGIVVDSSADPAEAADAIVASAFGFQGQKCSAGSRAIIHQGIYEEVLGHIIEKTKQLTVGLPEENYPIGPVIDENAYNKIREYMAIGASEGRLVAGGDIAEGDGYYLQPTVFADVMPEARIMLEEIFGPVLAVCKAENFKQAIDIFNNTEYGLTGSVFSRNREHLEYARRHMHCGNLYFNRKCTGALVGVHPFGGFNMSGTDSKAGGRDYLLLFTQAKLVSEKW from the coding sequence ATGACGATGGTGGATTACCGCAACGAGCCGTTTACCGATTTCAAGCAGGAGCATAACCGCCAAGCGATGCTCACCGCGCTGGAGCGCGTCCGCGCCCAACTGGGGCGCACCTACCCGCTCAAGATCAGCGGTCAGGAGATCGCAACCGACAGACGCTCCGCTTCCATTAATCCCGGGCAACTGAAGCAGGTCGTCGGTTATGTCGCTCAGGCCGATGCCAATCTGGCCCATGAAGCGATTGCCGCAGCAGATGCCGCATTCCGGGATTGGCAGCATGTCGATCCCGAAGTCCGGGCGGGCTACCTGTTCAAGGCGGCCGCCATCATCCGCCGGCGCAAGTTCGAGTTCTCCGCCTGGCTCGTCTATGAAGTCGGGAAAAATTGGGCCGAAGCGGATGCCGATGTCGCCGAGGCAATTGACTTCCTTGAATTCTATGGCCGGGAAATGATCCGGCTCGCGGGACCGCAACCGTTGACTCCGCTTCCGGGCGAAGACAATCGGCTGACGTATATCCCGCTCGGCGTCGGCGTCGTCATCCCGCCGTGGAACTTCCCGTTCGCCATCATGGCCGGCATGACCTGTGCCGCCCTCGTCGCCGGGAACACGGTCGTGCTCAAGCCGGCATCGACTTCGCCGGTCATCGCCGCGCGATTCGTCGAGCTCATGGAAGAGGCCGGACTGCCGGCCGGCGTCCTGAACTTCGTGCCCGGCTCGGGCAGCGAGATTGGCGACCTGCTCGTCGATCATCCGCGCACCCGCTTCGTCTCGTTCACGGGCTCCCGTGATGTCGGCCTGCGGATTAACGAGCGGATCGCGCGTCCGGCGGCAGGACAGATCTGGATGAAGCGTCTCATCGCCGAGATGGGCGGCAAGGACGGCATCGTCGTGGACAGCAGCGCCGATCCGGCCGAGGCAGCAGATGCGATTGTTGCGTCCGCCTTCGGCTTCCAGGGACAGAAATGCTCCGCCGGATCCCGCGCCATCATTCATCAGGGGATCTATGAGGAAGTGCTGGGCCATATCATCGAGAAGACGAAGCAGCTGACGGTCGGCCTGCCGGAAGAGAACTATCCGATCGGACCGGTAATCGATGAGAACGCCTACAACAAAATTCGGGAGTATATGGCGATCGGCGCGTCCGAAGGGCGCCTCGTGGCCGGAGGAGATATCGCCGAAGGCGACGGCTATTACCTGCAGCCGACCGTATTCGCGGATGTGATGCCGGAAGCGCGGATCATGCTGGAGGAAATATTCGGCCCGGTCCTTGCCGTCTGCAAGGCGGAAAATTTCAAGCAGGCGATCGATATTTTCAACAACACCGAATACGGGCTGACCGGCTCGGTATTCAGCCGGAACCGCGAGCATCTGGAGTATGCCCGCCGCCATATGCACTGCGGCAATCTGTACTTCAACCGCAAATGCACCGGCGCGCTCGTCGGGGTGCACCCGTTCGGCGGCTTCAATATGTCAGGCACCGACTCCAAGGCGGGCGGACGCGATTATTTGCTCTTGTTCACGCAAGCGAAGCTCGTATCGGAGAAATGGTAA
- the arcC gene encoding carbamate kinase: MKTVLIALGGNAILQANQTATYETQLQNIQTCCTIIAKIVHKGYRVILTHGNGPQVGHILLQNEMAKDSVPMLPLHVCSAESQGFIGYMMQQSLLNELTRQGIERQVVCLVTSVEVSPDDDAFGRPTKPIGSFYSKEEAERLAAEKGWTVKEDSDRGWRRVVPSPHPRRIIGSKVMRELLDANHIVIAAGGGGIPVIRTADGMLEGVDAVIDKDRTGSLLAKEIGADTFIMLTDVEHVFINFGEPEQQALSAVSIEDATRYLSAGQFGKGSMEPKMNAAVDFADSGGTAIIASLRNADLALEGKAGTRISKGADG; the protein is encoded by the coding sequence ATGAAGACCGTGCTGATTGCGCTCGGCGGCAACGCGATTTTGCAAGCCAATCAAACCGCGACTTACGAGACCCAACTGCAAAATATCCAGACGTGCTGCACCATTATCGCAAAGATCGTTCACAAAGGTTATCGCGTTATACTTACTCACGGCAACGGTCCGCAAGTGGGGCATATTTTGCTGCAGAACGAAATGGCCAAGGATTCAGTCCCTATGCTGCCGCTGCATGTATGCAGCGCCGAGAGCCAGGGATTTATCGGCTATATGATGCAACAATCGTTACTGAACGAATTAACGAGGCAGGGGATCGAGCGGCAGGTCGTTTGTCTTGTGACATCGGTGGAGGTATCCCCGGACGACGACGCCTTCGGACGTCCCACTAAGCCCATCGGTTCGTTCTACAGTAAGGAAGAAGCCGAACGGCTCGCTGCGGAGAAGGGGTGGACCGTGAAGGAGGATTCCGACCGCGGCTGGCGCCGTGTCGTTCCCTCTCCTCATCCGCGCCGCATTATCGGGAGCAAGGTCATGCGTGAATTGCTCGATGCGAACCACATCGTTATCGCGGCGGGCGGGGGAGGCATTCCGGTTATACGGACAGCGGACGGGATGCTGGAAGGCGTGGATGCGGTAATCGATAAGGACCGTACCGGCAGCCTGCTCGCCAAGGAGATCGGCGCAGACACCTTCATTATGCTAACCGATGTGGAACATGTCTTCATTAACTTCGGCGAACCGGAGCAGCAAGCCCTTAGCGCGGTTTCTATCGAGGACGCGACCCGCTATTTGTCCGCGGGACAATTCGGCAAAGGCAGCATGGAACCGAAAATGAATGCTGCCGTCGATTTTGCCGACAGCGGGGGAACGGCCATTATCGCGTCGCTTCGCAATGCCGATCTCGCCTTGGAAGGCAAGGCTGGAACCCGGATCAGCAAGGGAGCTGACGGATAA